The following DNA comes from Janthinobacterium sp. TB1-E2.
GCGAAGGCCTGGTGGGCGAGACGGCACGCGAAAAGCGCCTCAAGCATGTGCAGCAAGTGCCCGAGAACTACCTGACCGTGACGTCGAGCCTGGGCCGCGGCGCGCCGCTGGAACTGGTCCTGGCGCCCGTCAACAATGAAGGCGTCGTCAACGGCGTCATCGAACTGGGCTTTACGCATCCCGTCAGCGCCCGCGCCAAGGAATGGCTGAACCTGATTGCGGCAAACGTCGGCACCTCGCTGGAAGCGGCCTTGTACCGCCAGCGCCTGCAAAACGTGCTCGAAGAAACCCAGCAATTGAATGAAGAACTGGAAGTGCAGCAGGAAGAACTGCGCACGGCCAATGAAGAGCTGGGCGAACAGTCGCGCGTGCTGGAACAGTCGCAAGCCCACCTAGAAGAGCAAAAGGCGGCGCTCGAGCAGTCGAACGGGCAGCTGGCCGTGCAGGCGCTGTCGCTGGACCAGAAAAACATGGCCATCGTCCAGGCGCACGCGCAACTAGAAGCGCGCGCGGAAGAGCTGCAGCGGGCCAGCCGCTACAAGTCCGAATTCCTGGCGAACATGTCGCACGAGCTGCGCACGCCGCTGAACAGCTCGCTGATCCTGTCGAAACTGCTGTCGGACAACACCAGCGGCAACCTGACGCCGGAGCAAGTGACGTTTGCGCAAACCATCTATTCGGCCGGCAACGATTTACTCACCCTCATCAACGATATCCTCGACATTTCCAAGGTCGAGGCGGGCAAGCTGGAATTGACGCCGGAAAGCGTGCCTTTCGACGAACTGCTCAGCAGCATGAAAATGCTGTTCGGCGCCCAGGCCCAGCAAAAGAAACTGACACTGAGCGTCAAGGTAGCGCCGGATACGCCGCCGTCGCTCGTCAGCGACCGCCAGCGCCTCGAGCAAATCCTGAAAAACCTGCTGTCGAACGCCATCAAGTTTACCGATACGGGTACCGTGAGCTTGCACGTGAGCAGCGGCGCGGATGGCCAGGTGCGCTTCCAGGTGCAGGATTCGGGCATCGGCATTGCCGACGACCAGCAGCACAAGATTTTCGACGCTTTCCACCAGGCCGACGGCACCACCAGCCGCCGCTATGGCGGCACGGGACTGGGCCTGTCGATTTCGCGCGACCTGGCCGCTTTGCTCGGCGGCAGCATCGAGCTGGCCAGCACGCCAGGCCAGGGCAGCACGTTTACCCTGGTACTGCCGGCCGTCATGCCGGAGCGCGCCGTGGAAGCGGAGCCGGCCCCGGCCGCAGTGCCGCAAGCGCCTGCAAAAATCACGGCCGCCGCGCCCAAGCCGGCGCCCGCCGCCAAGCCCGTACCGCTGCCCACCTTCCAGGATGACCGCGACAGCGTGCCGGCCGCCAAGACGGGCCAGCGTTCCGTGCTGGTGATCGAGGATGAACCGTCGTTTGCCGGCATCCTGTTCGACCTCGCGCATGAAATGCAATACCGCTGCCTGGTGGCGCACGGCGCCGATGAAGGCTTGCGCCTGGCCGAGGAATTCCTGCCCGACGCCATCCTGCTCGACATGGGCTTGCCGGACCGTCCGGGCTTGCTGGTCTTGCAGCAGCTCAAGGAAAACCCGCTGACGCGCCACATTCCCGTGCACATTGTGTCTGGCAACGACCAGATCCAGGAAGCGATGCAGCTGGGCGCCATCGGCTACGCCACCAAGCCGCGCACACGCGAGCAGCTGAAGGAAGTGTTCCGCAAGCTCGAATCGAAATTCACGCAGCAGATGAAGCGCATCCTGCTGGTCGAGGACGACGAACGCCAGCGCGAAAGCGTGGTGCACCTGATCAGCGACGACGACGTGGAAATCACGGCCGTGGCGCTGGGCGAGCAGGCGCTGGAATTACTGAAAACGCAGATTTTCGACTGCATGATCATCGACTTGAAGCTGCCCGATATCCAGGGCAACGAATTGCTCGAACGCATGGAACATGAAGAACTATGCTCGTTCCCGCCCGTCATCGTCTACACGGGCCGCAACCTGAGCCGCGAGGAAGAAGCGGACCTGATGAAGTATTCGCGCTCGATCATCATCAAGGGCGCCCGTTCGCCCGAACGCCTGCTCGACGAAGTCACTCTCTTCCTGCACAAGGTGGAATCGGAACTGTCGAGCGAGCGCCAGGGCATGCTGCAGCAGGTGCGCAGCCGCGAACGCGTGTTTGAAGGGCGCAAGATCTTGCTCGTGGACGACGACGTGCGCAATATCTTTGCCCTGACGAATGCGCTGGAACAGCGAGGCGTGGTGGTGGAAATCGGCCGCAACGGCTTCGAAGCCATCAGCAAGCTCAACAGCGTGGACGATATCGACCTCGTGCTGATGGATGTCATGATGCCGGGCATGGATGGCCTGGAAGCGACGCGCCTGATCCGCGCCGATGGCCGCTACAACAAGCTGCCAATTATCGCCATCACGGCCAAGGCCATGAAGAATGACCAGGAAGAATGCCTGCAGGCGGGCGCGTCCGACTACCTGGCCAAGCCGATCGACCTTGATCGTTTGTATTCGCTGCTGCGCGTGTGGATGCCGAAGATGGAACGCATCTGATGTCCCAGCGCACCACGGACGCGCAGCTGCACGCGCTGATGGAAGCGCTGTACCAGCGCTACAGCTATGATTTTCGCGACTATTCCCTGCCCTCGCAGCGGCGCCGCCTCAATCATGCGCTAGACCGCTTGCATTGTGCAGATGTGCCTGCCCTCCAGCAGCGCGTGCTGGACGACCCGGCCGCCTTTGGCGACCTGCTGCAGATTTTGACCGTGCCCGTCACGCAAATGTTCCGCGACCCGGCATTTTTCCGCGCCTTGCGTGAACACGTGGTGCCCGTGCTGAAAACCTACCCGTCGCCGACCATCTGGGTGGCCGGCTGCTGCACGGGGGAAGAAGCGCTGTCGCTGGCCATCGTGCTGCACGAGGAAGGCTTGCTCGAACGCAGCACGATCTACGCCACCGATATCAATCCACAAGCGCTGGCCACGGCCGCACGCGGCGCCTATCCGCTGCACCGGCTTGAAGAATATGGCGCCAACTACCTGGCCGCGGGCGGCCTGGGCCAGCTGGCCGACTATTACATGGTCGAGCATGCCACGGCACGTTTCCAGCAGCGTCTGCTCGACAAGATCAACTTTGCCGACCACAGCCTGTCCACGGACAGCGTGTTTATTGAAACGCAATTGATTTTGTGCCGTAACGTCTTGATTTACTTTAATAAAACCTTGCAGGAACGGGCCCTGGGCCTGTTCCACGATTCGCTGTGCCACCGGGGCTTCCTGGGACTGGGCAGCAAGGAAAGCACGCATTTCACGCGCTTTGCCCCCGACTTCGAGCCATTGCCGGGTCCTGAAAAGCTCTACCGCAAGCGTGCGCCGTCGCACGCCGCTTCCCACTACGCTGGACGGCACATGCCAGGAATGAAACATGATGAATGAAACAAGCACCAAACTGCTGATCGTCGACGACTTGCCGGAGAACTTGCGCGCGCTCAACGCGCTGATACGCGAGAGCGACCGCAGCGTCTATCAGGCCTCGTCCGGCGAAGAAGCGCTGGCCCTGCTGCTCGAGCACGATTTCGCGCTGGCCATCCTCGACGTGCAAATGCCGGAGATGGATGGTTTTGAACTGGCGCAATTGATGCGCGGCACGGAAAAGACGCGCCACATCCCCATCGTCTTCGTCACGGCGGCCGGCAAGGAAATGAATTTTTCCTTCCAGGGCTATGAAAGCGGCGCTGTCGATTTCCTGCACAAGCCGCTCGACATCAATGCCGTGCAAAGCAAGGTCAACGTGTTTGTCGCCCTGCACCAGCAGCGCAGCGAGACACGGCGCCAGGTGCAGGCGCTCGAGCACAGCCGCCAGCAGCAGGAAGCGTTATTGAAGGAATTGCGCGCCACGCAGGCTGAACTGCAGCGCTCGCTGCGCCTGCGCGACGAATTCATGTCCATGGTGGCGCACGAACTGCGCACGCCGTTGAACACGCTGTTCCTGGAAACGCAGATGCGCACCGTCAACCTGGAACGGGGCAACCTGGCCGCTTTCGATCCGGACAAGCTGGGCAAGATGGTGGCGCGCGACGGGCGGCAAATCCGCAGCATGGTGCGCCTGATCGACGATATGCTCGACGTGTCGCGCATCACCAGCGGCAAGCTGTCGATCCGCCGCGAAGCCGTCGACCTGACCTGCCTCGTGCGGCGCGTGGCAGACGACCTGGGCCCGTATGCGGCCGCCACGGGCAGCGTGCTGGAAGTGATGGCCTTCGAGCCCATCCACGGTTTCTGGGACGCCTTCCGCGTCGAACAGATCGTTGTCAATCTGATCAGCAACGCCGTGCGCTACGGCCAGGGCCAGCCCGTGGAAATCAGCCTGGCGCACACGCAGAACAGCGCCGTCATCGAAGTGCGCGACCATGGCATCGGCATCAATGCGCGCGACCAGGAACGCATTTTCGACGCGTTCGAGCGTGTCATGCACCAGGACCGCACGGGCGGACTGGGCCTGGGCCTGTTCATCACCAAGCAGCTGGTCGATGCGCATGGCGGCGCCATCACCCTGCAAAGCCAGCCCGGTAATGGCGCCCTGTTCAGCGTCACCCTGCCGCTGGCCGGCAGCTGAGGCCGGCATGACCAGCACACCCGTCCCCCGCAGCCAGGCCGGCGCCAGCGGCGTCGCCTTTTTGCTGCAACTGGAACGCCGGCTGCGCCTGTTGCAAGACACGGGCGAGATTCTTTCCCTGTCGGCCCAGCTGCTGGGACAACGCCTGGGCGCCCAGCAAGTGGCCTGTTTCGATATCGACCAGACCCTGCAGTGCCCCACCTTGCAGCATGCGTGGAGCGATGGCCTGGCGCCGGGCGCCGCCGGCGAGTATTTCCTCGGCGATTACGCGGCAGGCCTGGCCGATGCGCTTGCCGCCGGCCAGGCGCTCGCCGTCAGCGATGTGGCAAGCGACCCGCGCACAGCCATGCCGGCCGCGCTGGCCGCGTTCGCGCGCCTGGGCATCCGTGCCTTCCTGAACATTCCGATTGCCAAGGATGGCCAACTGGCGGCCCTGTTCGTCGTGCACAGCAGCGCGGCGCGCCTGTGGCATGCGGACGAGATCGAACTGGCCGTGCAAGTGTCGGAACGCGTCTGGTCGACCATTTTGCGGGCCCGGGCGGAATCGCGTTTGCGCGCCCTGACTGCCAGCATGGAAACGCAAGTGGCAGAGCGCACGCGCGAATTCGGCCGCACCTGGAACGTCAGCCCCGACTTGCTGGGCGTGCTTAACCTCGACGGCTATTTCGAACACTCGAACCCCGCCTGGCAAGCCACCTTGGGCTGGTCCGTGGAGGAAATCCGCACGACGAAATTTTTTGAACTGATCCATCCGGACGACTTGCCGCGCACCTATGCGGCCTGGGATGCGGCCAACCAGGGCCAGCCGGCGCTGCGCTTCGAAAACCGCTACCGCCACAAGCTGGGCGGCTGGCACTGGCTGTCGTGGGTGGCCGTGCCCGAGGGCGAGAAGGTGTATTGCAGCGCGCGCGACATTACCGTGGAAAAGAAGCTGGAAGCGGAACTGGCCGCGCGCAACGGCGAGCGCGAGCGCCTGTGGCGCAGCGCGCAAGACCTGATGGTGGCCATCGATGCCGAAGGCTGCTTTGCCGCCGTCAACCCGGCCGCCGGCGCCATCCTGGGCTGGCTGCCCGAGGAAATGCTGGGCCGCAGCATCTTCGACTTCGTGCTGGCCGAAGATGCGGCCGCCACGCGCCAGGCGCTGGCGCAAGTGACGCAAGAGGCCAGGCCCAGCTTTGAAAACCGCTACCGGCACCGCGATGGCGGCCACCGCTGGCTGTCGTGGGTGACGGCCACCGAAGGCGACCTGATATTTGCCACCGGGCGCCATGTCACCGTGGAAAAAGAGGCGCAAAACACCTTGCGCCTCATGCAGGAATCGTTGCGCCACAGCGAGATGGCCCTGCTGCAATCGCAAAAGCTCGAAGCGCTGGGCAAGTTGACGGGCGGCGTGGCCCACGATTTCAATAACGTGCTGCAAATTATCTCGGGCAATCTTCAGCTGCTGCAGCTGAGCCTGGATGACGACCCGCTGGCCGCCAAGCGCATCGCCAGCGCCTCGGCCGCCGTGGAACGGGGTGCCAAGCTGTCGGCCCAGCTACTGGCCTTTGCGCGGCGCCAGCCATTGAAACCGCTGGTGACGGACCTGGCGCAGCTGCTGCGCTCGACGGAAGAGCTGCTGCGGCGCGCCACGGGCGAAACCATCGAAACGCGCTGGCTGCTGGCCGACGATTGCTGGCGTGCCCTGGTCGACCCGCACCAGCTGGAAAACGTCATCCTCAACCTGGCCATCAATGCGCGCGACGCCATGGATGGCCAGGGCCAGCTGACCATCGAGCTGAGCAACATCGTGCTGGACAGCGATTACGCGGCCCGCCATGCGGACGTGGCGCCCGGCGACTACGTGCTGCTGGCCGTCTCGGATACGGGCGCGGGCATTCCGGCCGAGCTGCTGGACAAGATTTTCGAGCCGTTCTTCACGACAAAGAAAGAAGGCGAAGGCACGGGCCTGGGCCTGTCCATGGCCTATGGTTTCCTGCGCCAGAGCGGCGGCCACCTGACGGTGGACAGTTTGCCTGGCCATGGCAGCACCTTCCGCATCTACCTGCCACGCTCGCTGGAAGCGGAAACGGAACTGCCGCTGCAGCTGGACGGCCCCGTGCTGGGCGGCAAGGAAACCATCCTCGTCGTGGAAGACGACGTGCAGGTGCAGACGACGGTGGTCGACATGCTGCGCGGCCTCGGTTACGTCGTGCTGCGCGCCAGCGATGGCGAAAGCGCACTGGCCGTCATCGGCAGCGGCGTGCCCATCGACCTGCTGTTTACGGACGTGGTGATGCCAGGCAAGGTGGCCAGCACGGCGCTGGCGCGCCAGGCCCGCGTGCTGCTGCCACAGCTGGCCGTGTTGTTTACCTCGGGCTACACGCAGGACGCCATGATGCAGGGCGGCCGGCTGGAACCGGGCGTGGAGTTGTTGAGCAAACCGTACCGGCGCGAAGACTTGGCGCGGCGCATCCGCCACCTGCTGGCCAATGGCCGCCACGTGACGGCCCTGCACCAGTACCGCGCGCAACTGGCGCCGCCGCAACCCACACCGGCGCGGCCGGAGGGAAGGCATATCCTGTTGGTGGAAGATAATGCGGACGCGCGCGCCATGACGAGCGAATTGCTGGCCATGCTCGGCCATACGGTGCTGGCCGTGGGCACGGCCGAGGAAGCCTTGCCCCTGCTGTGCACGCCGGGACTGGACTTGCTGCTGACCGATATCAGCCTGCCACGCATGTCGGGCGCCGAGCTGGCCGAACTGGCGGCGCGCGACTATCCGCAGCTGGAAGTGGTATTTTCCACCGGCCATGCACCGGCCAATTCCGGCGTGCTGGACCCGCAAGCGCGCTTCCTGGTGAAACCATTTACCGTCAAGCAATTGCAGCAAGCCTTGCTGGCGCCAGCCGAGTAAGCCTCTAAGTTAGTAGACGTCGAGCCGGCGCGCCTTCAGTGCGCCGGCCAGCTCTTCCAGACCAAACGGTTTGCGCAGGAAACGGGCGCTGGCGTCCTGCATCAGGCTGGCGCCCCAGTCGTGGCCGGAAGCAAACACCACGTCCAGCTGCGGCCAGTGTGCGCGCGCATGGCGCGCCAGTTCCAGGCCGGACATCGTGGGCAGGCTGATGTCCGTCACCAGCACGTCCAGGCCCGGCATGGCCAACAGCGGCATGGCCGCTTCCGCGCTGGCCACGCCGTGCACGGTGTGCCCCAGCATATTGAGCATTTCCGTCGTCATTTCACGCGCATCGTCATTGTCTTCCACCAGCAGGATGCGCCGCCCGGACGGGTCGGGCGCGCCCACGAGGCGGCGGTCGGCCAGCAAATGGCGGATGCGCCGCGCCAGGTCTTCGCGCTGGTACGGTTTGCTCAACAGCTCCACGCCCGGGTCCAGCCGCCCGCCCTGCATGATGGCGTTGTGCGTATAGCCCGAGGTAAACAATACGGCCAGTTCCGGCAGCAGCAGCCTGGCCTGCTGCGCCAGCTGCTTGCTGCTGACGGGACCGGGCATGACCACGTCCGTAAACAGCAGGTCGATGGCCACGCCCGTGCCCAGCAGGGCCAGGGCCGAGGCGCCGTCATCGGCATGCAGCACGTCGTAGCCGAGGCCGCGCAGCATGTCGACCACCGTGTGCTGCACGGGCGCATCGTCTTCCACGACGAGGATGGTCTCGCCACCGCCCAGCACGGGGCCCGTCAGGCCCGGTGGCGGTTCGGCCAGTTTTTCCAGCGAACGGGGCAGATAAATCTTGAACGTCGTGCCGGCGCCCGGCGCGCTGTGCACCTTGATGTGGCCCGCGCTCTGGCGGATGAAGCCGTACGCCATGGACAGGCCCAGGCCCGTGCCCTCGCCTTCGCGCTTGGTGGTGAAGAAGGGCTCGAAGATCTGGTCGATCACGTCGCGCTCCATGCCATGGCCCGTGTCGGTGATGGTCAGCAGCACGTATTGCCCCTCCAGCACGTCCGCATGCTGGCTGGCGTAGGCGGCGTCGAGCGTCACGTTACTCAAGGTAAAAGTCAGGCGCCCGCCCTTGTCCATCGCATCGCGCGCGTTGATGGCCATGTTCAGCAGCACGTTTTCCATCTGGTTCGGGTCGACCAGCGTATGCCACAGGCCGTCGCTGATGAAGGTTTCCTCGGTAATCGCCTCGCCCAGTGCGCGGCGGATCAGCTCATGCATGCGGCGCAGCAAACGGCCCAGGTCCGTCACCAGCGGTTTCAACGGCTGGCGCCGCGCAAAGGCCAGCAGCTGCGACGACAGCTTGGCGCCCCGCTCGACGGCCGAGGCGGCCGAATCGAGGCGGCGGGCCGCCTGCGGATTGTCCGCCACCGTCAGTTTCAGCAACTGCAAATTGCCGGAAATGATCTGCAGGACGTTATTGAAATCGTGGGCCACGCCACCCGTCAGCTTGCCGATCGATTCGAGCTTTTGCGCCTGCAATAAAGCTTGCTCGCTGCGCACCAGCGCCAGCCGCGCCTCTTTTTCATCGGTGACGTCGCGGCCGATGGCATGGATCAGCTTTTGCGCCGGCACGGCCGTCCAGGAAATCCAGCGGTAGCCACCATCGCGGCGCCGGTAGCGGTTTTCCATGCGCAAGGTGGGCGCGCCATGGGCCAGGCGCGACAAGTCCTGCAAGGCCACCATGCGGTCGTCGGGATGCACGAGGCTGATGAAGTCCATGCCCAGCGATTCGACTTCCGGGCGCTCGAGGATCTTGCTCCAGGCGGGATTGACGGCGATGATCATGCCGGACAGGTCCGCCACCAGCATGATGTCGGTCGACAGCCGCCACATGCGGTCGCGGTCGGCCGTGCGGTTGGCCATTTCCACTTCCAGCGAGGAATTCAGGTAGGCCATCTTTTCCAGCACGTTCTTCTGTTCCTGCACGTCCGTATTCGTGCCCACCCAGCGCAGCACCTTGCCCGCCTCGTCGAACAGGGGCAAGGCGCGCGCGAGGAACCAGCGGTAGGCGCCATCGCTGGCGCGGCGCATGCGGAACTCCTGTTCATAGGCGCTGGCGGTGGCGACGGCCCGGTCCCAGCTTCTCTGCGTGGTCTGCACGTCGTCCGGATGCACGCAGTGGCGGAAACCGCTGGACACGAGCGACTTCATCGATTGTCCCGTGTATTCGCACACCTGTTCGTTGACCCAGTAGGTGGCGCCGCTGCCATGCGCGAGCCAGGCCTGGTTGGGCATGGTGGACGCGAGCGAACGGAACTGCGCCTCGCTGTCGAGCAAGGCATTGCGCGCCTGCCAGTGTTCGTCGATATCCTCGCACGAGCCATACCATTTCACGGCTTGGCCGCGCTCGTCCCGCCGGCAATATGCGCGCGAATGCACCCAGCGGTACTGGCCATCCTGCCGGCGCACGCGCATTTCCTGGTCGAAAGGCTGGCCGCTGCCCACCGCTTCGCTCCAGGCCGCCAAGGAATGGGGAATGTCTTCGGGGTGGATGGCTTCCAGCCAGCTGGTGCCCAGGCCGTTGCCGCCCGTCCATTCGCGCCAGCGCTGCGCGACATAGTCGAGCTTCCCGTCGATATCGGCCGTCCACAGCACTTGCGTGTTCAGTTCGATGGCGTAATGAAAGTGTTCGCGGCTGTCGTGCAGCGCCTGTTCCAGCTGGCCCCGCTCGATGACATGCGCGGCCACGCGCGCGGCCAGCGCCAGCAGTTCGATCTCCGGTTGCGTGGGATGGCATGTCGCCTGGAAAAACAGGCCCAGCACGCCCAGGATATGCCCTTTGGCGCCAAAGACGGGGGCGACCCAGCAGGCGCGGTAACCGTGCAGCAAGGCTTCCTTGCGTCCCGCGCTCCAGTGCACGTCGCGCGTGATGTCGCCGCAATACACGGGCGCGCCGGAAAAGGCCGCCGTGCCGAACGGGGATGGCTGTTCGCCGCCATGGCGCAAGGCCAGGCACAGGTCTTGTGGCAAGCTGGGTGCGGACAAGCCGCAAAAGCGGTCGGACTCGTCGATCAGCACCAGGCAGGCATGCGCGCCGCCGTCGGCCAGCGCTTGCAGCGCCAGCAACAAATGCTCCAATGCATGGGCCAGGTCGGCGCCTGCCGCGATGCTGCCCAGCGCACTATGCTCGGCGTCCAGCAAGGAAAGAATGTTGTTTGCGTGCACCGTGTCGATAAGGGGAAAACTGATGCCCGGAATATACCATGGGGCAACCCTCTTGCAGGAGGAAACAGCGCATCGCTTGATCTCTACGTGCACGTGCCCCTATGCTAAAGTGTTGCTCTCTTCTCAAGCGAGTTCCAGCATGCCTACCTCCCTGCCGTCCTCCCTGATCGCCACCGCCCTGCTCGCCTCAGTCCGCGGCGCCGTCGCCGCCCCCATGAGCCTGGACGACTACCTGGCCCTGAACGGCCCACCGCCAACGGCACAGATCGCCTATGGCCCCGCACCGTCGCAATACGCACAGCTGTTCCGGCCCGAAGGCAGCGGACCGTTCCCCGTCGTCGTGCTCGTGCATGGCGGCTGCTGGACGGTGGCCTTCGGCGGCATCAAGCAGATGCGCAACGTGGCCGGCGCCCTCGTCGCACAAGGGATCGCCGTGTGGAATGTCGAGTACCGGCGCGTCGACGAGCCGGGCGGCGGCTACCCGGGCACCTACGAAGACATGCACGCGGCACTCGACAGCCTGCAGCAGCACGCGCCCCAGTACCAGCTGGACGTGAACCGCATCGTCGCCATGGGCCACTCGGCCGGCGGCCAGCTGGTGCAATGGATCGCAGGCAGGGAAAAACTGCCAAAGACCAGTCCCCTGTACCGCGACAACTACCTGCCAGTGAAAAACATCGTCAGCCTGGGCGGTCTGGCCGACCTGCGCCATGAGAAAGACTTGATCAAGACCAGCTGCG
Coding sequences within:
- a CDS encoding hybrid sensor histidine kinase/response regulator — its product is MTSTPVPRSQAGASGVAFLLQLERRLRLLQDTGEILSLSAQLLGQRLGAQQVACFDIDQTLQCPTLQHAWSDGLAPGAAGEYFLGDYAAGLADALAAGQALAVSDVASDPRTAMPAALAAFARLGIRAFLNIPIAKDGQLAALFVVHSSAARLWHADEIELAVQVSERVWSTILRARAESRLRALTASMETQVAERTREFGRTWNVSPDLLGVLNLDGYFEHSNPAWQATLGWSVEEIRTTKFFELIHPDDLPRTYAAWDAANQGQPALRFENRYRHKLGGWHWLSWVAVPEGEKVYCSARDITVEKKLEAELAARNGERERLWRSAQDLMVAIDAEGCFAAVNPAAGAILGWLPEEMLGRSIFDFVLAEDAAATRQALAQVTQEARPSFENRYRHRDGGHRWLSWVTATEGDLIFATGRHVTVEKEAQNTLRLMQESLRHSEMALLQSQKLEALGKLTGGVAHDFNNVLQIISGNLQLLQLSLDDDPLAAKRIASASAAVERGAKLSAQLLAFARRQPLKPLVTDLAQLLRSTEELLRRATGETIETRWLLADDCWRALVDPHQLENVILNLAINARDAMDGQGQLTIELSNIVLDSDYAARHADVAPGDYVLLAVSDTGAGIPAELLDKIFEPFFTTKKEGEGTGLGLSMAYGFLRQSGGHLTVDSLPGHGSTFRIYLPRSLEAETELPLQLDGPVLGGKETILVVEDDVQVQTTVVDMLRGLGYVVLRASDGESALAVIGSGVPIDLLFTDVVMPGKVASTALARQARVLLPQLAVLFTSGYTQDAMMQGGRLEPGVELLSKPYRREDLARRIRHLLANGRHVTALHQYRAQLAPPQPTPARPEGRHILLVEDNADARAMTSELLAMLGHTVLAVGTAEEALPLLCTPGLDLLLTDISLPRMSGAELAELAARDYPQLEVVFSTGHAPANSGVLDPQARFLVKPFTVKQLQQALLAPAE
- a CDS encoding CheR family methyltransferase gives rise to the protein MSQRTTDAQLHALMEALYQRYSYDFRDYSLPSQRRRLNHALDRLHCADVPALQQRVLDDPAAFGDLLQILTVPVTQMFRDPAFFRALREHVVPVLKTYPSPTIWVAGCCTGEEALSLAIVLHEEGLLERSTIYATDINPQALATAARGAYPLHRLEEYGANYLAAGGLGQLADYYMVEHATARFQQRLLDKINFADHSLSTDSVFIETQLILCRNVLIYFNKTLQERALGLFHDSLCHRGFLGLGSKESTHFTRFAPDFEPLPGPEKLYRKRAPSHAASHYAGRHMPGMKHDE
- a CDS encoding PAS domain-containing protein; this translates as MHANNILSLLDAEHSALGSIAAGADLAHALEHLLLALQALADGGAHACLVLIDESDRFCGLSAPSLPQDLCLALRHGGEQPSPFGTAAFSGAPVYCGDITRDVHWSAGRKEALLHGYRACWVAPVFGAKGHILGVLGLFFQATCHPTQPEIELLALAARVAAHVIERGQLEQALHDSREHFHYAIELNTQVLWTADIDGKLDYVAQRWREWTGGNGLGTSWLEAIHPEDIPHSLAAWSEAVGSGQPFDQEMRVRRQDGQYRWVHSRAYCRRDERGQAVKWYGSCEDIDEHWQARNALLDSEAQFRSLASTMPNQAWLAHGSGATYWVNEQVCEYTGQSMKSLVSSGFRHCVHPDDVQTTQRSWDRAVATASAYEQEFRMRRASDGAYRWFLARALPLFDEAGKVLRWVGTNTDVQEQKNVLEKMAYLNSSLEVEMANRTADRDRMWRLSTDIMLVADLSGMIIAVNPAWSKILERPEVESLGMDFISLVHPDDRMVALQDLSRLAHGAPTLRMENRYRRRDGGYRWISWTAVPAQKLIHAIGRDVTDEKEARLALVRSEQALLQAQKLESIGKLTGGVAHDFNNVLQIISGNLQLLKLTVADNPQAARRLDSAASAVERGAKLSSQLLAFARRQPLKPLVTDLGRLLRRMHELIRRALGEAITEETFISDGLWHTLVDPNQMENVLLNMAINARDAMDKGGRLTFTLSNVTLDAAYASQHADVLEGQYVLLTITDTGHGMERDVIDQIFEPFFTTKREGEGTGLGLSMAYGFIRQSAGHIKVHSAPGAGTTFKIYLPRSLEKLAEPPPGLTGPVLGGGETILVVEDDAPVQHTVVDMLRGLGYDVLHADDGASALALLGTGVAIDLLFTDVVMPGPVSSKQLAQQARLLLPELAVLFTSGYTHNAIMQGGRLDPGVELLSKPYQREDLARRIRHLLADRRLVGAPDPSGRRILLVEDNDDAREMTTEMLNMLGHTVHGVASAEAAMPLLAMPGLDVLVTDISLPTMSGLELARHARAHWPQLDVVFASGHDWGASLMQDASARFLRKPFGLEELAGALKARRLDVY
- a CDS encoding alpha/beta hydrolase; the protein is MPTSLPSSLIATALLASVRGAVAAPMSLDDYLALNGPPPTAQIAYGPAPSQYAQLFRPEGSGPFPVVVLVHGGCWTVAFGGIKQMRNVAGALVAQGIAVWNVEYRRVDEPGGGYPGTYEDMHAALDSLQQHAPQYQLDVNRIVAMGHSAGGQLVQWIAGREKLPKTSPLYRDNYLPVKNIVSLGGLADLRHEKDLIKTSCERDIAQLAGQPSATRPDIYSDTNAADLIPNGSRTVLATGELDTISPPRVAHDYAAKAVKAGDHAEVLILPGASHYDEIAATSNAWTMILPVVRGMLGMEAK
- a CDS encoding response regulator, whose translation is MNTKTPIDSFSFRRILARNVTLPLVIGVVTALVFVALIAYLLSALRSVEHSERVIGNANEVMKLSVDLETGMRGYLLTGDETFLAPYKSGKAKIAVEMTTLLDLVSDSPIQVDRLRRIRALQGQWLDYAEGVIAQRRNNQEFLARVRQGEGKLEFDEIRREFLAFLSMEQRLRQERADTAESRTMLAVVVFLILSLGLSGLLAYLGRRELLRLSDIYNDALEQRGKDNDVLQEQAWLRTGQTELAAHTSGQLGLPQLGRHVLDFLAHRLDVAIATLYVVDEDGSLRRTAVYGFNEQGVKEKQVFKVGEGLVGETAREKRLKHVQQVPENYLTVTSSLGRGAPLELVLAPVNNEGVVNGVIELGFTHPVSARAKEWLNLIAANVGTSLEAALYRQRLQNVLEETQQLNEELEVQQEELRTANEELGEQSRVLEQSQAHLEEQKAALEQSNGQLAVQALSLDQKNMAIVQAHAQLEARAEELQRASRYKSEFLANMSHELRTPLNSSLILSKLLSDNTSGNLTPEQVTFAQTIYSAGNDLLTLINDILDISKVEAGKLELTPESVPFDELLSSMKMLFGAQAQQKKLTLSVKVAPDTPPSLVSDRQRLEQILKNLLSNAIKFTDTGTVSLHVSSGADGQVRFQVQDSGIGIADDQQHKIFDAFHQADGTTSRRYGGTGLGLSISRDLAALLGGSIELASTPGQGSTFTLVLPAVMPERAVEAEPAPAAVPQAPAKITAAAPKPAPAAKPVPLPTFQDDRDSVPAAKTGQRSVLVIEDEPSFAGILFDLAHEMQYRCLVAHGADEGLRLAEEFLPDAILLDMGLPDRPGLLVLQQLKENPLTRHIPVHIVSGNDQIQEAMQLGAIGYATKPRTREQLKEVFRKLESKFTQQMKRILLVEDDERQRESVVHLISDDDVEITAVALGEQALELLKTQIFDCMIIDLKLPDIQGNELLERMEHEELCSFPPVIVYTGRNLSREEEADLMKYSRSIIIKGARSPERLLDEVTLFLHKVESELSSERQGMLQQVRSRERVFEGRKILLVDDDVRNIFALTNALEQRGVVVEIGRNGFEAISKLNSVDDIDLVLMDVMMPGMDGLEATRLIRADGRYNKLPIIAITAKAMKNDQEECLQAGASDYLAKPIDLDRLYSLLRVWMPKMERI
- a CDS encoding hybrid sensor histidine kinase/response regulator yields the protein MMNETSTKLLIVDDLPENLRALNALIRESDRSVYQASSGEEALALLLEHDFALAILDVQMPEMDGFELAQLMRGTEKTRHIPIVFVTAAGKEMNFSFQGYESGAVDFLHKPLDINAVQSKVNVFVALHQQRSETRRQVQALEHSRQQQEALLKELRATQAELQRSLRLRDEFMSMVAHELRTPLNTLFLETQMRTVNLERGNLAAFDPDKLGKMVARDGRQIRSMVRLIDDMLDVSRITSGKLSIRREAVDLTCLVRRVADDLGPYAAATGSVLEVMAFEPIHGFWDAFRVEQIVVNLISNAVRYGQGQPVEISLAHTQNSAVIEVRDHGIGINARDQERIFDAFERVMHQDRTGGLGLGLFITKQLVDAHGGAITLQSQPGNGALFSVTLPLAGS